AAAGATCCTGGTGGGAAGCAATGCCATTACCCTAATGGACATCTGCAATAAACCGATGTTGATTGTCTCCCATAAGGTAAATCCGGCTGTTCCAAAAAATGTATTGGCAACCACTGACCTGAAAGAAGTTGACAGAAAGCTGAGTTTGTTTAATCTGGATCAAGTCCTCGACACATTTTCAGCGCAGTTATATGTTTTGAATGTTGCGAAGAAAGAAGGCTCCGCCGCAGATTTGGCACAAGAATTAAAACATTTGCATGAAAGGCTGGACAAGTATAAACCAATCTATGATTACATCAGTCATGAGGATATTACATTGGGAATAGCAGAATATGCGAAAGAGAAACATATAGACCTCATCCTGTCATTTCACAAGAAACAAGGTTTATTGGCGAGTTTATTTAAAACTAGTATATCCAAAAAAATTGCTTGGAACGGCGCTGCAAACTTATTAGTCATTCCAATGGATAAATCATAAATAGCATAAAGGAGTGGGGCAAAAGTATCTCTCCAAATATTTAATATTCAGGATATACTTTTGCCTTTTAGGGTTACTGTCATTTTACATAGATTTCTATCTACACGATCTATTTCTTGTCTACAGAATGTTTGCCCGGGCCGATAAACACGAGTCCCAAAAATACAAAGAACAATTCAATGGCATGAGATGCGCCAGAGACTCCATCACCTTTTGAAAGATGCATCAATCCAGCAACCACCATGGTAAAAGCAAGTAACAAGGCTGAAGGTCTAAAAAAAAGACCCAATAGTAAGAAAAGACCACCAATAGTTTCCGTAGCCGCGGCCATAAAGCCCCAAAATGTCGGAATAAAATTGATGCCCATATTGCCCATGGCCTTTCCAACCCCCGCCCAGAGCTCAGGACCTCCCTGCAACTTCGGCAAACCATGCATAATCATCATCACTCCCAATCCGATGCGGAGGATCAACAAACCTGTATCCCTATATTTTCCCAATGAATTCCAAATTGCCATAAATAGAAAATTATAATGTATTAAAATGTTAATTACTGATTGATATTTCTAAAATAATCAAATTTTATTGATTTGTGTTTATTTTCAGCGGTTTCAATGAGCTCACTTCGTTCGGTTATTGATTTGTGTCTATTTCTCAAAGGTATCAATAAACTCATTTCATTCGCTAATTAGTACCCATTTATCCTACTTGGTATCGGTGAACTTGTCATTCATGCTACGCACTTTATCCACCTTTAATGATAACAAAATTAGGTCAAAATGTGTTACATCCCCTTGATATAGATTAAGAAATAACAAAACAGGTCTATTTGAGTGAGGGAAAGAAAGACGAAATGGGGCAATTCACTTTAAGAAAAATAAGGGAAGCCGACAGAAAAATATTGTATTTATGATACTAAATGCGTAATTTAAGTCTCATAGACCCGATTATAAAATTATTATGAAGAATCTTCTCTTATTAACAGATTTCTCGGACAATGCCTATGCTGCGGCTCAATATGCCGCAAAATTAGCTCCGCTTTGGGGCATAGAAAGGGTTGTGCTGTACCATACTTATGAGGTTATACCAACGGTTGGAACAGAACCTGTTGTCATCAGCAATTTGGATATACTAGAAGAAAAACAAAAAGATCTCAACGTGTGGCAAGAAGACCTCATCCAACTCTTTCCACAGGGAATAGCATGGAAAGTGGTACTGGAGGAGTATGAATTGAGCTATGGCGTCAACCGTACTTGTGCTGAGGAAGATATCGATATTGTTGTCGTCGGAACTGCTGGAAAAAGTGGTTTTAAAAAGCTTCTCTTGGGAAGCAACACGTTAAAATTAATTGAGAATTGCCACACCCCATTGCTGGTTGTACCTGCCAAAGCCGAATTCAGAATCCCCAAAAAGATGCTGATCGCAACCAATCTCAAAGAAGTGAAGCTTAAGTTAGACCGGCTTCTGATCAATGCAGCTGAAGTGCTCCGAAAGAGTGAGGTCTATGTAGTTCACGTTACCAAGGAAGATCCTGCCAGTAAAGTTGTCAGCACAGAGATTAACATTATGAACGATCTATTGGCCCCCTACCATCCCATATACAGCTATATCTTACACTCGGATATTGCCGTTGGCATCAATCAATATATTAATGAAAACCACATTGATATGATGGTTACTTTCCATCGCGACAAAGGGTTACTTAGCCGGATTTTCAACACCAGTATCGCGCAAAAAATGGCTTGGAAAAGTCAGGCGGCCATGATGGTTATTCCTGTACATTCAGGATAATATAAAAATATCGACAATTAAACCGTAGCATCCCGGACACAACTATTTAATTGTCGATAGGGTTAATCATCTATAAATAGATGAGCTCCGTTTTATCGGCACTCGTTACCAATTTCACTTTCCGGCCTAATACCAGTGCATGGTTATCATCTATATGTCCTGCTGGATAACCAAAGGCGACAGGAAAATCATATTCTTTGACTTTATCCCAAATAATCTCCTCTACAGTCTGTCCAAATGTAGGATCATTGTCTTTCATGGATGAAAAACTGCCCACAATAAGACCTTTCAATTTTTTGAATTTGCCCGCACGTTTCAACGCCCACAGCATCCGATCCACTGAATAATAAGCCTCACCCACATCCTCGATGAAAAGAATCTTATTTGCATACTTGACATCTGAGTCTGACGCCAAAATAGACAATAAAATAGCCAAATTCCCACCAATTAGCTTGCCTTCAGCCTCACCGGAGCGGTTTGGGAATACAGATTGTTCATAGCTAAAGTCTGTGGAATCGCCAAACAATGCATTTTTTAACGTCTCCAAGGAAGCTTTCGTTCCTGATTCAAAAGATTTGGGCATCTGCCCATGTATCGTCGCAATTTTATAGTTACGTTGGATATGGCTATGCAATACTGTGATATCGCTAAATCCGACCAACCACTTGGGATGCTGCTCAAACTTAGAAAAATCGATCTCATCGACAATCCGAACACAGCCATAGCCCCCTCGGGCAGCAAATACGGCTTTAATGGATGGATCATCCAGGGCCCATTGGAGGTCTGCAGCACGTAAGTGGTCATCGCCGGCAAATTGATGATAAGATGTCCCCACGGTCTCCCCTATCAGGACTTCTAACCCCCAGCTCTTCAATGTTTCAATCCCTAGATCAATATTCCCACGGATAAAGCTTGCAGGACAAACGATGGCGACTTTGTCGCCTTCTTTAAGAAATTCAGGTATTTTAGACATATTTATTATGTTTCATATATAATTTGATTCTTTACGGCTATGAAGCGATCATTAGCCAACTCATTTCATTTTAGCCCAAAGTAATTTGTTCCAACTCATGATGGTTTCCTCCAATAAAAATTTTCAATGGATGAGGAGACAACAAATTTATCTTAGTATTATACCGCAAATTGAATTATCTTTGTGAAAGAAACAAGTAAAAACTTTAATATACTTTCAAGCATTGAGTATTCTAGATAAAAAACGATATACAATTACTTCGGCATTACCGTATGCCAATGGTCCTTTACATATCGGGCACCTTGCCGGAGCTTATATTCCAGGTGATATTTTTGTTCGCTATTTGCGTTTAAATCAAAAAGATGTGGTCTATGTCTGTGGTTCGGATGAACATGGTGCAGCCATTACCATCCGCGCAAAAAAAGAGGGAATTACGCCACAGCAGATCATTGATAAATACAACAAACAAATCAAAGAAAGCTTTGAAGAGTTTGGCATTTCTTTCGATATCTACCATCGTACCTCCGAACCGATTCACCACCAACTGTCGCAAGATTTTTTCCTGAACTTATACAATAAAGGTGAATTTGTCGAGAAATTTTCGGAGCAATACTACGATGAGGAGTACCATCAGTTTTTGGCGGACCGTTATATTACTGGGACCTGTCCAAACTGTAAATCCGAAGGTGCCTATGGTGACCAATGTGAAAAATGCGGTACCTCACTAAGTCCAACAGACCTGATCAACCCAATTTCGACATTAAGTGGGAAAACTCCCGTATTAAAAGAAACGAAGCATTGGTATTTACCTTTGGATAAATATCAACCTTGGTTGGAAAAATGGTTAATCGAGGGCAAGAAAAACATTCTTAAATCCAACGTTTTTGGCCAATGCCAGTCTTGGCTCAAGTCAGGTTTGCAGCCACGTTCTATGACCCGAGATTTGGATTGGGGGGTAGATGTTCCCCTGAAAGAAGCAGAAGGAAAGAAACTTTATGTATGGCTGGACGCACCAATAGGTTATATTTCTGCAACGAAACAGTGGGCAATCGACCACGGAAAAAATTGGGAAGACTATTGGAAAACCCATGACAATCCAGCAGATGATTCAACATTGATCCATTTTATCGGAAAAGATAATATTGTATTCCATTGCATCATATTCCCAGCGATCCTTCATGCTCATGGAGACTATATCCTGCCAGAAAATATACCTGCAAATGAATTCCTTAATTTGGAAGGCGATAAATTATCGACATCCAGAAACCATGCTGTTTGGTTACATGAATATCTACAGGAATTCCCAGACAAACAGGATGAATTACGTTATGTATTAACCTCTATTTTACCTGAGACCTCGGATGCTGAATTTACCTGGAAGGATTTCCAAGCGCGGATAAACAACGAGCTAGTAGCGATCTTTGGTAACTTTGTCAATCGTGTAATGGTACTTTCCCATAAATATTTCGATGGCAAAGTATTAAATGGATCTCCACTTACAGCAGTGGATCAAGCGGTATTGGATGAGTTAAAATCCTATCCGGCGTCTATCAAATCATCACTGGAGCAATTCCGTTTCCGTGAAGCGCTGGCGGAGTTTATGAATGTGGCACGCCTTGGAAACAAGTATTTAGCGGATGAAGAACCTTGGAAAGTAATCAAAACGGACGAGGAACGCGTAAAAACGATCCTAAATGTAGCATCTCAGATTGTTGCTAACCTTGCCGTGTTGGCACAACCATTTTTACCAAAAACAGCAATCAAATTATTTGAAATGCTCAATTTCCCGCAAGGAAATTGGAACGATGCAGGTAAGGAAGGCCTAATTCAGGATGGCCATCAGTTGGGTGAAGTCCAATTGTTGTTTGATAAGATAACAGACGAACAAGTTGAGTTTCAATTAAACAAACTTGCGGAAGCGAAACAAAAAAACCGCGCGGACAACACGAAGGTCGCCCCTGCTAAAGAAAATATTAGTTTTGACGATTTTGTCAAAATGGATATCCGTGTAGGGACAATTTTAGAAGCTGAAAAAGTTGCGAAAACAAAGAAATTACTAAAATTAACAATAGATACGGGTATTGACAAACGCACCGTTGTATCGGGTATCGCGGAGTTCTTTAGCCCAGAAGAGATTGTCGGACGCCAGGTCTCAATTTTGGTAAATCTAGAACCTCGTGAAATCAAAGGCATTACCTCACAGGGTATGATCTTGATGGCCGAAGATGCTGATGGTAGATTGGATTTCGTCAAACCGGATACAGCGATCAAAGTCGGTAGCACAGTACGCTAACTAAACGTAAGATATAGCATAAACAAAGAATGCCTGTCGCAAAAGACAGGCATTCTTTGTTTTCAAAAGCCATCCGGTATTTCTATTCCCTTTTAGTGATTTGCTTTAGCTACAGATACCAAGCAAAGAGCGGTTAGAATAAGACATTTTGCAATCTCTTTTTAAAATCTTTCTCATCCATCCAATCATAGACAGTATCTTTTAACTTTTTTATAACCTCCGTTTTCGATTCGGCAACAACCTTCTTCTTTTTGGTAAGTACATTGGACACTGGAGTATTGGTGATCTCGACCTTCGTTGCAAACATATTGATATTCATACTGGGGATAGATATCCCCAAGATCAAGCCCGGCAGCCCATGGATTAATTCTGGCCCCCCTGATATCGGAATCTGTCCCGCAAAAAATGCGACAACATAGATTGAATCTTGTATGATTCCATTTGCTCGCCTACAATCATAGCCTGCGATGTTGCGATATTCATCAGTGTACTTCCATTTCACTGCAGGCAAAGAATCCTTCATCAACAGTTGCTCATCACCAAAAGGTAATAATTTGATGAATTCTTGGTTCTTGAAATTCAAATAAGTTTTTGAATCAGTCACTGCCGGATTATACCAGGAGACATTTCGATAGTTAGCGGGGTAATCTTCCTGTACGGTTTCAAACAAAGTCTCGGTATCATAAAACTTCAATGTATGATGTGTGATCATTTCAACAGGTCCATTTTTGACTGCATTCTCTACCCCCAGTTTATCCCAGGTATCCAAGTCTGGCTTACTTAAATAAGTTCGTTTCAAGTAGTTCTGCACATGGAATTTCCGTTCGAAAGTCACAGTGCCACTGTTCGGGAAAAATGCATGCTGTGCCTGTATTGCAGTGATGGACAAACATAAAAGCCCCATTATTAATATTATTTGCGTCCTCATTTGGCATCTCCTCTCATTGTTGTAAAATTGTAGATCACTTTTAACATCCCATAACGACGCAATACGTTGTTGCTTGTCTGGATAAATGCAGTACCATCCTGATAGCGACGCACTCCAATATTTTTATTTAATATATCGTTGACAAATAATTGCGCTTCCAAAGATTTGTCCTTTAAGAATTTTTTAGAGATATAGCCATTCATGTTCATCATGTTAATGGATTGCAATGTCTTTGTTGCAGCTTGATAATTCTGTTGCATGGATAGCGAAATTTTAAAGTCTTTGGGTAAGTAATAGGTGACTTGCGAATAAGAATTGAATTTAAATGTTGTCTGATTCAATTCGGGCTGCAAATAGGAATCCATTTTTTCCACGCCTGGACTCAAGTTAATATAAAAGTCCATTTTATTTGCTTTAAAACGGTTAAAACCTATATTAGGACCTACGCTCCAAGTTTTGTTACGGTTTAGCTGTGGATCTTGATTCAATAAAGAAAGATAACTATACTGACTATTATAGTTAAGGTCCATACCAAGGTTCATCTTTAATCCCCATTTCTTTTGTATCGGAAAACTATAGCTTCCGCCTCCATACAAAGACCAATTATCCTTATCAATATTGACATAGGAGATTTGTCGGGTACCCTCTTCCAAGTTATAGCGCACACTACTATTAATATTGCGTTTTCCCTGATAAGCGCCAACATAGAAATACATATTTTGATCTTTTAGCTGCTTATAAGAGTTATAATTGACAGAATAGGAATTATTGAACCCAGATTTCAGATCTGGATTGTCCAAATATTCCACGAGCGGCTGGGCATTTTGTTTAAGTGGTTCGATCTGTGTCAATGAAGGCTGGGCAGTCTGTCCACTGTAACGGAAGCCTATGTTTTTACTTTTAGAAATTTTGTAATTTACCGAAAGCGATGGCCTTAAAGAGGTCTGATCGCGCTGCAATATGGTATTTAAATTATTATAGGTTCTTTTTACAGCTTCAAATTCTGTTTGGTTACTCAGATTGATTGTCAAGTCATTTGTTTTATAGTTCAGTGAAGTATTGATACTATTTTTTAAACTGGAAAAATTAAAATCATTCAATACACTTTCATCCAGCACGGTATATTTTTGTGTGATAGGATCTCTATTGAAGGATTGATTGAGTGTTTCTGATTTATTGCTTGAAAAAGAGTACCCGATTGATCCTGTAATCTTTTTTGAAAGGGGCTCGGTATAGGTTATCGAAGCGCCATACGTATTATTTCTGATTTCATCTTTTTTAAATTGATCGATTGTGTCAGTACGCTGGCTATTTTCAAAATAGTTTTCCGAAAAATATTGTGTCTTCGAGAGGTTCCGATCCGTATTTGCGTTGACATTAAATGTGATGGAGCGACGTTCTTTTTTAAACCGCCGTGTCAATATTGCATTTACATTAAATTTATCCTGATCACTATTCAGATCCCTGCGCGATATGGTGTTTGTAATCGGCTGTCCGCTCAAGGTTTTCTGATAAGCTTCCGCTTCGGAGACATTATCCCTATTGGATTTATTAAAGCCCATATTCACGGTCAGATCAGCAAGCGAATCCAATTTATAATCATACCTCAAATTAGCAACATTTGCTCTGTTTTCATTTTCCGTTCTGGTTGTATTACTGTCTATTTGTGCCCGTTCTGGCAAGTTATTCTGCGCATTATAGGTACTTGTATTATCAACATTGATCTGACTACGCTTGTAATTGACGTTAATTTTGTGCTTATCATTTTTAGACTTATCGGAATAGCTTACCCCCATATTTAAAGCTTTAGGTACACCTCCACCCCTGTATTGGCCATCCCATCCGCCTTCCGTTTCATCTCCACCGGAAGAAATCATGATACCTCCACCGTCCATCATCTGTACATTGCCGCTTCCCCCCACACCATATTTTTGACTATCCTCAAAGCCCAAACCTACCATGCCGTCATTGGCCAAAATACCATAAGCGGCAATCTTCTGTGCCCCTTTAAACTTATTGAGCATGACTTTCCCACCATAATACTTATCTGTTCCTGCACCTGCGATTGCCTGACCAAACATCCCTTTCTTTTTATCCTCCTTGAGTTTTATGTCAATAGTTTGCGTACGCTCTCCGTCATCCACACCGGTACGCACAGCCAGATCGGATTTCTTTTCGTATACCTGTACCTTGCTCACCATATCCGACCGGATATTTTTGGTAATCAGGGTTGGGTCATCCCCAAAAAACTCCTCTCCATCGAGCAGCACCTTTTTTACCTCTTTTCCCTGCGCTGTAATCTTCCCTGTCCCATCGATCGTAATACCTGGAAGCACCTTGAGCAAATCCTCAACCTTAGCATCTTTCTCAACCTTAAAACTACCAGCATCATACTCTATCGTATCTCCTTTAATAACGACTGGAATTCGTCCATTGACCTGCACTTCCTCCAAAAGTAATGCTGTCTTTGACAGCGATACCATACCGAGATCAAGACTTTGGGATGTAATATGGATATCTTTCACGAGGTCAGCATATTGTGGATAGGACACGACCATTTTATAAATACCTGTATCCAGATTGGCAATTTGGAAAGTCCCATTTTCTTTTGTTCGATCGAACTTAATTAATATAGAATCTTTTGGGTTAAGTAAAGCAACTGACGCTTGATGGAGTTTAGCTTTGTCTTTGGCATCAACAACTACACCTGTAAGCCGCTGTTGGGCATAGGAAATAGAGCTTATGGCTGAAAGTACAAGAAACAAAACTAAGGTATAGGTTGGTCTCATAAATTTCCGTTTATATATTGTCGCAATAAAGATATCAATGTTGCTACGGAAAATTCGTAAAATAATGTTAAATAATTAAGAAATTAAAAAAATAGTAAAAACAAAAGTAAAAAGCTGTAAAACAACTAATTAAAGACAAATATCTAATAAAACTGGATAGAACAAAATGTTACACCAGCTTTGTTTTCCCAATAAGACACAACTAATAATATCAGAAGAAATATAGTTTCACACATTTCTGCCTGACATATTGAAAATAGTTTCGCTATAGAAAAACCGGTAGCGATGCTTTTTTTACAACCTGTAATCTATTATGATACCAACAGAGATTTCATGGATCTTTGTGGTCGCTTCATAACTATTCAACTGAAATTTGCACAACAGGAATATATTCTTGTACTTAAAGAGTAATTTTTCTATCGCTTTCGATTGTTCATCAGATATCTGTTCCAAGCACGATTGGCCTCGCCTAGCTCATAGTATAAGGCAGCGTGTGTAGAACATTATCCTGCTAGTCACCTTTTTAGAAATACCTTCAGTATAAAAAAACAGCAGTAACTTGCGCTACTGCTGTCTATACTATTCATTGCAAACAAACCTTTTTGCTTAGTTTGTAAACGACATCGAACAAGTCAATTATTCGACGTTTAAATTCAACTCTTTTTCTTTATTGATTAAATGTGCAATGCTGGTGTCATTCAAAATTTGCAACATCGCATTCCGCACTTCCACAAATGTATCACGGATGCCACAGGCATGCTCTTCGGTACACTCTTCACAGGAACGATAAAAATTTAGACTGACACAAGGGAGCAAAGCAATCGGTCCATCGATCAGACGCATTACCTGAGATAAAAATACATCCTCTGGAGCTTTATTGAGACTATAGCCACCACCTGCACCTTTTTTACTATAGAGAATCCCTGCGTTGCGCATTTCAAGGAGAATCTGTTCCAAGAATTTTTTTGGAATATTTTCTTCCTGCGCGATCTTAACGATCTGCATAGGTTCATTTCCGTAGTTACGACCGAGCACCATAAGTGCCTTAATTGCATATTTTGTCTTTTTGGAAAGCATAATTTGTTAACCCCCTGTTGAATTGCAAATTTACGTTTTTTATTCAATAGAATAAAACCTATAAAACTAGCTGTAAAAGAAAAGCCCTTAGCACAATTTACCCGTTGGATATCCTTATGCTAAGGGCGAATATTATTTGATAACCGAATTGCTATTGGCCCAATACTGCTGTAATGGGTTTACCGATACTTCCATTGGGTTCGGTAATATGCAATAGTGATGAAATTGTAGGCGCAATATCGACAATATGGACCTCGGTATTGGACACACCTGGCTTAATACCCCAGCCCATAAATACCAATGGGATATGGGAATCATATCCCGACCAAGTACCATGTGTCGTACCCGTAGAACGTGGGGTACCATCATACCATTGTGGTTCACAAACGATCTGGATAACACCACTTCGTTTGTAGTTATACCCATTGATCATTTTTTCACGGACAGGCTCTGGAATCATTAGGCCTTCGCTCTTTTCCATATCTGCAACGTATGCAACACCTTCGGTGTGGCGCAATTCGCGAATAATTGTCTCTTTTATTTTATCCCGATCCAATTGAAGCGAATCAATGATTTGATTATTCAAATGAACCTGATAATTCATCATACTCTTGACGATTTTTTCCTGTCCAAATTTCTCTTTCAACTTTTTGTTTAGATCCGAGATAATCTGACGGGAATAGAAATAACCGCCATTTCCTTTCATATCCATATAGAATCTCGAGTTGTAAGAAGCGCCATGGTCAGCAGTCAGGAAAAAGGTGTAATTGCCTTTACCGACAGCGTTGTCCAGATAAGCAAAGAAATCGGCAAGTTGTTTGTCCAATTGCAGATAGATATCTTCAATTTCTACAGCTGTTAATGAGTAGCGATGTCCGACATAATCTGTAGCCGAAAGACTAACACAAAGGAAATCGGTATTTTTAGTTGGATTATTTCCCATCTGCTCATTCTTGATGGCTTCCATTGCCAGATCTAAGGTAAACTGATTACCCATTGGCGTTGTTTTTATCAACTCAAGACCTTCGTCTTTCATCAACTTAGATGTCGCACGCGGTAAGGTTGGTTTCTCTTCACCAGGATATTTCCCTTCATAGATATTATCATCAGCAATACTATTCGCTGCATAAGTACGCACATCGTACATCGGCTTCCAGTCTGCCTTAAGATATTTTTCCGCTAATTTTTTCTTATTGAAGTCAACGACCCACTTCGGTAATTGATCCATATAGAAATTGGAGGTAATCCAGTTGCCCGACTTCGCCTCAAACCAATAAGCAGCATCCGCAAAGTGACCGGCAGGTAATATGCCGCCTCTGTCTTTAATTGCGATACCAATGACTTTAGATTTAAAATTTGAAGCCAGTTTCAACTGATCCGTTACTGTAGAAGCCAGTAAATTACGTGGGGATTGTTTTCCTTCTTTCTCTGTAGTACCTACACCAACGACATTGTCATCTTGGGTACAATACATATTCTTGCCTGTAAGCTCCTCGATCCAATCATTACCCGCAATACCGTGGATTGAAGGAACAGAACCAGTGTACACCGAACTGTGTCCTATAGCTGTATAGGTCGGAATATAATTGATCAGGGTATTCTCGCAGGAGAAGCCTTCTTTCAAAAGTCGCTTGAAACCATCATTTCCATATCGGTCCGCAAAGCGATATAGATAATCCCAGCGCATCTGATCCACCATCAGACCGACGACCAATTTGGGTCTTTCCGGTTGTTGTGCCATGGAGGAGAGTGCAGCTATTCCAAATACGACACTTAAAAAAAATCTTTTAATCATAATAGTATTAAGTATTGAGTATTAAGCATTAAGATATTAGATTTGAGACGTTCACAATACGAAGTCTCCGACTTACCTAAATCTCCTTTTTTTACTTATTAATTTTAACCGTTGACTTTACTAATCTAAGTCCCTAACTTCAGCAGCCACTGTGTAGAGCCGCCGTTTAATAACGAATGCTAATGTAGGGTTTAATCTTTTAAATGCGTTTTTAAAAATTGTCCTGTATAAGAATCT
The window above is part of the Sphingobacterium sp. ML3W genome. Proteins encoded here:
- a CDS encoding outer membrane beta-barrel protein; translated protein: MRPTYTLVLFLVLSAISSISYAQQRLTGVVVDAKDKAKLHQASVALLNPKDSILIKFDRTKENGTFQIANLDTGIYKMVVSYPQYADLVKDIHITSQSLDLGMVSLSKTALLLEEVQVNGRIPVVIKGDTIEYDAGSFKVEKDAKVEDLLKVLPGITIDGTGKITAQGKEVKKVLLDGEEFFGDDPTLITKNIRSDMVSKVQVYEKKSDLAVRTGVDDGERTQTIDIKLKEDKKKGMFGQAIAGAGTDKYYGGKVMLNKFKGAQKIAAYGILANDGMVGLGFEDSQKYGVGGSGNVQMMDGGGIMISSGGDETEGGWDGQYRGGGVPKALNMGVSYSDKSKNDKHKINVNYKRSQINVDNTSTYNAQNNLPERAQIDSNTTRTENENRANVANLRYDYKLDSLADLTVNMGFNKSNRDNVSEAEAYQKTLSGQPITNTISRRDLNSDQDKFNVNAILTRRFKKERRSITFNVNANTDRNLSKTQYFSENYFENSQRTDTIDQFKKDEIRNNTYGASITYTEPLSKKITGSIGYSFSSNKSETLNQSFNRDPITQKYTVLDESVLNDFNFSSLKNSINTSLNYKTNDLTINLSNQTEFEAVKRTYNNLNTILQRDQTSLRPSLSVNYKISKSKNIGFRYSGQTAQPSLTQIEPLKQNAQPLVEYLDNPDLKSGFNNSYSVNYNSYKQLKDQNMYFYVGAYQGKRNINSSVRYNLEEGTRQISYVNIDKDNWSLYGGGSYSFPIQKKWGLKMNLGMDLNYNSQYSYLSLLNQDPQLNRNKTWSVGPNIGFNRFKANKMDFYINLSPGVEKMDSYLQPELNQTTFKFNSYSQVTYYLPKDFKISLSMQQNYQAATKTLQSINMMNMNGYISKKFLKDKSLEAQLFVNDILNKNIGVRRYQDGTAFIQTSNNVLRRYGMLKVIYNFTTMRGDAK
- a CDS encoding universal stress protein; the protein is MKNLLLLTDFSDNAYAAAQYAAKLAPLWGIERVVLYHTYEVIPTVGTEPVVISNLDILEEKQKDLNVWQEDLIQLFPQGIAWKVVLEEYELSYGVNRTCAEEDIDIVVVGTAGKSGFKKLLLGSNTLKLIENCHTPLLVVPAKAEFRIPKKMLIATNLKEVKLKLDRLLINAAEVLRKSEVYVVHVTKEDPASKVVSTEINIMNDLLAPYHPIYSYILHSDIAVGINQYINENHIDMMVTFHRDKGLLSRIFNTSIAQKMAWKSQAAMMVIPVHSG
- the metG gene encoding methionine--tRNA ligase; the encoded protein is MSILDKKRYTITSALPYANGPLHIGHLAGAYIPGDIFVRYLRLNQKDVVYVCGSDEHGAAITIRAKKEGITPQQIIDKYNKQIKESFEEFGISFDIYHRTSEPIHHQLSQDFFLNLYNKGEFVEKFSEQYYDEEYHQFLADRYITGTCPNCKSEGAYGDQCEKCGTSLSPTDLINPISTLSGKTPVLKETKHWYLPLDKYQPWLEKWLIEGKKNILKSNVFGQCQSWLKSGLQPRSMTRDLDWGVDVPLKEAEGKKLYVWLDAPIGYISATKQWAIDHGKNWEDYWKTHDNPADDSTLIHFIGKDNIVFHCIIFPAILHAHGDYILPENIPANEFLNLEGDKLSTSRNHAVWLHEYLQEFPDKQDELRYVLTSILPETSDAEFTWKDFQARINNELVAIFGNFVNRVMVLSHKYFDGKVLNGSPLTAVDQAVLDELKSYPASIKSSLEQFRFREALAEFMNVARLGNKYLADEEPWKVIKTDEERVKTILNVASQIVANLAVLAQPFLPKTAIKLFEMLNFPQGNWNDAGKEGLIQDGHQLGEVQLLFDKITDEQVEFQLNKLAEAKQKNRADNTKVAPAKENISFDDFVKMDIRVGTILEAEKVAKTKKLLKLTIDTGIDKRTVVSGIAEFFSPEEIVGRQVSILVNLEPREIKGITSQGMILMAEDADGRLDFVKPDTAIKVGSTVR
- a CDS encoding GLPGLI family protein codes for the protein MGLLCLSITAIQAQHAFFPNSGTVTFERKFHVQNYLKRTYLSKPDLDTWDKLGVENAVKNGPVEMITHHTLKFYDTETLFETVQEDYPANYRNVSWYNPAVTDSKTYLNFKNQEFIKLLPFGDEQLLMKDSLPAVKWKYTDEYRNIAGYDCRRANGIIQDSIYVVAFFAGQIPISGGPELIHGLPGLILGISIPSMNINMFATKVEITNTPVSNVLTKKKKVVAESKTEVIKKLKDTVYDWMDEKDFKKRLQNVLF
- a CDS encoding Rrf2 family transcriptional regulator; the protein is MLSKKTKYAIKALMVLGRNYGNEPMQIVKIAQEENIPKKFLEQILLEMRNAGILYSKKGAGGGYSLNKAPEDVFLSQVMRLIDGPIALLPCVSLNFYRSCEECTEEHACGIRDTFVEVRNAMLQILNDTSIAHLINKEKELNLNVE
- a CDS encoding DoxX family protein yields the protein MAIWNSLGKYRDTGLLILRIGLGVMMIMHGLPKLQGGPELWAGVGKAMGNMGINFIPTFWGFMAAATETIGGLFLLLGLFFRPSALLLAFTMVVAGLMHLSKGDGVSGASHAIELFFVFLGLVFIGPGKHSVDKK
- a CDS encoding universal stress protein, yielding MKRILLLTDFSENALLAAKQVALCADAWKTEKVIVYHTYNSVTIVNNEPIVVVNDEVKEAKEKELNAWLELIGPLFPPQVTLSHKMEDVDLPIGVNDLCKSGDIDLVALGITGQTGFAKILVGSNAITLMDICNKPMLIVSHKVNPAVPKNVLATTDLKEVDRKLSLFNLDQVLDTFSAQLYVLNVAKKEGSAADLAQELKHLHERLDKYKPIYDYISHEDITLGIAEYAKEKHIDLILSFHKKQGLLASLFKTSISKKIAWNGAANLLVIPMDKS
- a CDS encoding LD-carboxypeptidase, yielding MSKIPEFLKEGDKVAIVCPASFIRGNIDLGIETLKSWGLEVLIGETVGTSYHQFAGDDHLRAADLQWALDDPSIKAVFAARGGYGCVRIVDEIDFSKFEQHPKWLVGFSDITVLHSHIQRNYKIATIHGQMPKSFESGTKASLETLKNALFGDSTDFSYEQSVFPNRSGEAEGKLIGGNLAILLSILASDSDVKYANKILFIEDVGEAYYSVDRMLWALKRAGKFKKLKGLIVGSFSSMKDNDPTFGQTVEEIIWDKVKEYDFPVAFGYPAGHIDDNHALVLGRKVKLVTSADKTELIYL